Within Marinomonas mediterranea MMB-1, the genomic segment GGTGTCTGGTTCTTTGGTAATGAGTATCCGTTTCTTGCATGGATGTCGAAACTCGGTCTTCCAACTGACGGAAGCGAAGGGGGAGTGACCGTACTGAAACAAGGTTTTAACGTCGACCCTATTTTTCAGGGACAGGCCGATTGTGTATCAACCATGGTATACAACGAATACGGTCAAGTCTTGGATGGCGGTTTAACACCAGAAGAATTGACTGTATTTAGCTATCAAGACCAAGGCGTTGCTATGTTGGAAGATGGCTTGTACACCACTGAGGCGAAGCTGAAAGACCCAGCGATGGTGGACAAACTGGCACGCTTCCTAAAAGCATCCGTAAAAGGTTGGGAATGGGCTGCTAAATACCCAGAAGAGGCCGCAGAAATTGTACTAGAGTATGACGATACTGGCGCGCAAACGCTAGAGCACCAAGTGCGCATGGCAAAAGCCGTGGCGCAATTGATCGCGGGCAATCCTCAAGGCGTTGGCTACTTAGACCCCGCTGCGTATGAGCGTACAGTCGACGTATTAATGAGCGGTGAATCAGCGCCTGTTATTACGAAGAAACCGACCGGTGCTTGGACGCATGACGTATATGAAAAAGCGGGATTGTAAGCGGCTTTCGTTTTAATAACAGTGTTCGTATCTTTCCTATGGAAGATACGAACACGTTACACTATGAAATGACAGCGCTTTTTATGGGTTGTTAAACCAAGGAGGGGAACTAAGCGCGGCCAGTAAACTTGCGTTCTTCAACGTTAACGCGGATGCGATCACCCGTAGAGATATGCTCTGGTACTTGTACTATTGCGCCAGTAGCGAGAACTGCTGGTTTAGTTCGGGAGGTCGCTGACGCGCCTTTAATGGATGGATCTGTTTCGATGACTTCTAACTCAACCACAGTCGGCATATCCAACGCCACTGGTGCGTCATCAACCAATACGACTTGCATGCCTTGAGTGTCTTCATTTAAAAACAAGACTTCGTCGGCAATGGCTTCTTTATTCAAGTTGTAAGGCGTGTAGTTTTCTTCATCCATAAATACGTATTCTTCGCCGTCGATGTAGGAGAAGTTCGCTGGACGACGAATAAGGTCAGCAAGGTCTAGCATTTCGGAATCTTTAAAGGTCTCATCGATTTTGCGGCCTGACACAACATCGTACATGCGCATACGGTAAAGGCTTCCGCCCGCACGGCCCTGTGGTACGGAGCGCTCGATGTCTTTAACAATGCATGTTTTGTCCTGATATTGGATCGCCATGTTCTTTTTGATGTCACTTGCCTTTGGCATATCAATTTCCTACTGATGTTTGTGTTGCAACGATGCTAATCGACTTCAACCTATTGTTCCAGTCTAGATTCAGTGCTTCTAACCGTGCGACGCCATTTTGGGATGGCTTGCAGTTTTGATCGCAAATCTCGTTTTTCAGTTTGAGTGTGGTTTTGACGCTCTGTGTTGGTGCTGGATTCTTCGTTGCTTTCCTGATTGCCGTCCTGACTGCTTTTCTGATAGCCGTCCTGAATGGTTTCTTGATCGAGCAGGTCAACTTGATCACAGTTTAGAATGTCGGTCACACGTTCTGCGATGGCGTTATAAGGTTGTGCGAATGTTGTCAGGTTGTAGCCTTTCCAACTGGCTTGAGGAATGTCATCAAAGCCGAGCACACAGAGGTCGTTAGGAATGTCCACATGATACTCATGAGTCGCCGTATCGATAAATCCACAGGCAACTAGGTCCGTAATACAGAAATAGCCATCGTCTCGTGTTGGTTTCGATAACAATGTCGTAGCGGCGAGTTGTCCGTCTTCGTAATTTGTATTCTCACCCCGCCAGATAGTCAATTGCAGACCTCGTTCCTGTGCAGAGCGGATAAAAAAGCGTTCGCGGGCAACGAGACTCGGGGTTCCCTTTGACGAGCTAACGAGTGTTAATGTCTGACAGCCTGCTTGAACAAAAAATTCGACGGCTTCCTGCATCGCCTGCGCGTAGTCGATTTGTATATGGTGCACGTCTTGTAGATCATTGTGGCGGTTGATCAGTATGACTTTTTGCCCCGCTTTTATACAGGACTGCACCATTTCCTCTGGTGGCGTCCCTGACATCACGATGCTGGCTGCCGCTCGGTAATGCAGCGCTCTATTGAGAGCTTCGCCCGCACTGGTTGGGTCGGCACTGACATTAATCACCATGACCATACGGCCATCTGCTTGCAATTGGCGCGTTAACGCATCGAGCAAAAGGTTGTGATACGGCTTATCAAGGTTTGCTGCGAGTAAGCAAACGGGGCGACTTTTTTCCTGAGACAAGCCACGTGCCAGATGATTGACGTGGTAGTTCAACTCCTCCGCGGCGGCGAGGACTTTCTCCCGTGTCTTTGTCGACACGCTCGCGCCGTCGGTAAAGGTTCTTGAGACAGCCGAGCGCGAGACGCCAGCGAGTCGAGCGACATCAGCAGCGGAAGCCGCACGGCTTTTACTAGGGCCTTTCGGCTTGTGCATAGGTTAACTCTCTTTCGGAACGTAGGGGGTGATTCGTTTTACTTGTTCTGCGGCCCAACGTGCAGCGTCCACTAAGATTGGTTTCGGTGCTTCTGGCCATTCTTCTTTAATCAGTTGTCTTGCTACTCTAATGTGATCGATGGCGGCGTCAAGGGTTGGATACGTCTCCGTCTCATCAAGGTGCAAAAGAAGAGCTGTTAAGGTAACGGAGCGACTGCGGCCACCACGGCAGTTGATCAAAATATTACCTGTGCCATTCCAAGGGTAACTCGGTTTATCTGGCAACTCTTGATCAATGACACTGCGCAATTGATAGTATCCAGCCAGTATCATTGGGTGCGGGTTACCGGGACCGTCTACAATACCATGCTTGTAGTATCGAACCGATGCCCAGCCGAACGCTTGTACTTTGCTCAGTGGGTCGTTCTTCTCCACAATGTTTATATCTAAGTTTACTGCACAGTTGAATACCGTGCCGATATTGTGTTTCTTGAGTAAGCTTGGATCAGAAGCCGCTTGCTTATTACCAATATACAGGTCGATGCCTCGGCCTAGAAAGTTTTCATGAATAAGGTGCATTGGTCCACGGGCTTCGTCCGCTTCTTGAAATACTTGCTTTTTGTTGGCTATTTCGACAGTGCTCATAAGCTGTCCTTCAGTTTCATATTAGGGTAGTTGATACCTTCAATTGCGTTTGCAATTAAAGGGGAAGACGCGATAACAGGGCCTTTCTTGGCTAAGTCGGCAACGGAATTTGGCCACTGACCGACGCGACCACCAGCTTCTTCGACGAGTAGCATGCCCGCGACGCAATCCCAGCTGTTCATTGACAGTTCTAGGTACGCGTCAGACCATCCTTCTGCCACCCAGACTAATGCGAGTCCGCCGGAGCCGCGACGATGAATACTGGCGCCTTGTTCAAGTAAATATCGCTGGACGCTAAGGTGTTCGTCTATTGTTATGTTGCGAGACCAGCCAAATTCCAGACTCGCTTGATTCAGCGAGGCGGTTTTTGAGGTGTGGATCGGCTGGTCATTTTTATAGGCGCCTTTGCCTTGCTGAGCAAAGTAAATTGTCTTTAACACTGGCTGAGCGATAGCAGAAAGTACCGCTCGTCCATTTAAACAAAATGCGATGATGACGCAAAAATGGGGCGTGCCTCGAGCGAAATTTTCAGTGCCGTCTATTGGATCGATAATCCACGTCATTTCATTCGGCTCGCCTCCTGTTTCCTCTCCCAATATCGCATCTTCGGGAAAGGCACGACTGATTTCGTCGCGAATCAGATTCTCAACGGCTAGGTCGGTTTCAGTAAGGTAATCTTGCGGTCCTTTCAAGCTATAGTCGCCCGCACTGCGATTGTTGTAGCTTTCTAACGCACAATCCGCCGCACGTTGGACAAGTGACTTCAAAAACGTAGCCCGAGTGTCAATAGTGTTTTTTATATTCATAAGCCTCCTTTTTATGGCATGTTTTCATGGTATGAAATCAGCAGGCCCTTAACGGGCCTGCTCCGGGTGTGCTGGACGTTTCCTTAAAGCTGACCTGCTCGTGCAAGAGCCCAAAGATCCTGCCAATCCTGACGGCTTGCCCAATCGTCTTTCGACGTCGCTGGATTGTATTTAAAGAGTTGATCAAGATGAGCGGCAACACCAGAAGGCTCTTGTGCCGGAATCTCGTTGTCGATGTTGGTTGAAATCTTACCGTCGATTGCCTGAGGTGCAAAACCTTCGCTGGTTAGCATGTAATGAACAAAGAGTTTCGCTGCATTCGGGCTGTCTGTGCCAGCCGTAATCATCATAAACTTAGGATACAGCATGCCGACCATCGGTTTCATTGAGTCACAAATGCCTAACTTCATACCGTTTTTGTTTTCACGGAATTTTGCTGAGGACATGATACCAATGAAATTTTCTTTCGTATCGGGTGCGCCAACGGCGGAGGCAACATCACTATCCGAGTTAGTGAGCAATGGCTGATTACCAGCCAAAGCCGCAACGAAAGCCGCTGTTGCACTGTCTAGGTCTGTTTTAAGCGGTTTTCCATAGTGCGCTTCATAGGCCGCGGCAATGTCAGCATCATGATGCATGGCAAACTGATTGAACCAGTCAGTATAGATCGACTTGTTCAGAGGGTCAGGCATCGCAATGTGTCCCTTCCATTTAGGATCTGTCAGCGCCCAAATGTTATCTACTGGGCAACTGTCGTTTAGTGCTGTGTTATATGACCAAACAACAGGTGAGGTTGATACTACTAATGGATCACGGAATTCCGCCGGAATCTTATCCGTCATATCGGCTGGTAGATAGCTCGTTGTGTAACCTGTAGCAAGCAACTGAACGGCTGCAGCGGGTACGTCGGAGATAATAACCACGTCGGATTTGACGTTATTGGCTTTGGTCTCGCCTGTTACCATTTTGATGTTTGCCCCTGCTTTTATTTTCGTCCCAGTTGTTTCAATTCCGTACTTTTTAGCAAAAGCGGCTGCTTGTTTTTTGATTTTACCGGTTGAATCGAACACCGAAAGAGGTGGCTCGGCTTTAGCGGCTTGGATCAAGGCATCGATATTGAAATCTTCAGCCATCGCGGAGGTGGAAACAAGCGCACTGACCAAGAGTGCGTTAGCTGTATTACGAATCATGGGGTGTCCTCAAGTTTTGTTTGAACGAAAGTAGGCGAAGCAAGTTCCGAATTGGAAGACGAAACCCTGACTTCAGGTTGTGCTTCGAGGGACAATCGATCCCCTTCAGCGGAAAATAAATGCACGGCGTGTGGGGCAACGTGCACGTAAACGGCTTCTCCTTGTTTCCAGTGTGGCGGAGTCTGTGTCGTATGGACGAGGTGATAGCCATCGCTACCGGTCTCGTTGCTTTCGACATTCAGCTCAATAATCCACGCTCCGCCTGTTGGTAATATGTCGGTCACGGTTGCGAGCACACTGGATAAGCTGGTATCTCGTCGAAGGTCTATACCTTCTGGGCGTAGCCCCAGTTGAGCGCCAATAGGTGGTGTATCTTGGTAGCCTATTGCTTGTAAGAAGGTTTGCGCTGCGCTTGTATTGGCTGGGATCATGTTTATTGGAGGGTTTCCAATAAACTCGGCCACAAAACGGTTTGCTGGGCGTTCATATATATCGTCTGGCGTGCCAAGTTGTTGTAACTCGCCTTTGCTCATAACCGCAATCTTGGTGGCTAATGTCATGGCTTCCCATTGATCGTGGGTAACAAAGACAATCGTGGTTCCAAATTCCTGATGCAGGCGGGTGAGTTCAGCGCGCATTGATAAACGAAGTGCTGCATCTAGGTTGGATAAGGGTTCGTCTAGAAGAAGAATTCCTGGATTCATCGCCAGAGTTCTGGCCAGTGCAACGCGTTGTTGTTGCCCGCCAGAAAGTTGAGCAGGATAACGATCCTCTAAACCTTCGATCTTAAGCATGATGATCATTTTCGCGACGCGCTCAAGGCGCTCTTCTTTGGACATGCCTTTTAATTTGAGGCCAAATTCTATATTGCGGCTCACTGTCATATGAGGCCAAAGTGCATAAGACTGAAAGACTAAGCCGATATGACGTTTTTCAGGCGGTATGAAAATCCCTTTCGAAACGTTATCAAGCGGCTTGCAGTCAACGGCTATTTCCCCATCACTAAGGTGTTCAAGGCCTGCAATCATCCGCAGTATCGTCGACTTTCCGCAGCCTGAAGGACCGAGGACACACATAAAGGCACCGTCTTCGATCTCCATCGATACGTTGTCGACGGCAGGTGGATGATCTGCGGTGTAGCGTTTAGAAATATTGGTAAGGGTAATGTTCGACATATGGTTAGCTCTCAAGTCCTTGGGCTAAGCCCGTTCCGGTGAGACGATTAATAAGTAAGGTGCCCAATAGAGCGATCAGTGCAATCATCAACACAACGGCGTTAGCGGCCTGGGTATAATTGAAATCGATAAGACGAATTGAGAAAGTGGTTAATACATCCGTTGCAGGAACAGCGAGAATAATAAACAAGCTGACTCCTTTAATGCCGGATATAAAAGGCATCAGTACGGCAGTGACAAGGGCGTTTCGCTGAATCGGTAATATGATCGAAAACATGCGTCGTAACCAGCCAGCGCCAGCCACGCGAGCACTGTCTTCGACATCGCTGCCGAGTTGCGTCATGGCGGAGATTCCGGCGCGACTGGCAAAAGGCATTTGGTCAGCAACTAAGGCCAAAAATAGAATGATAGGGGTGCCATATAAGGCCGGTATAGGACCATGCGGTACGGCGAATAAGGTTAAAAAGGCGGCAGCGAACGCAATCCCCGGAACAAGGTAAGGGAAGAACGTGATCTGGCGTAACGTGATTGACACGCTGCGTAAAGGCGACCTCAATACGATGTAACCCGTTAGCAACCCTAAGATACCAGCACAGATAGAGGCACTGCCGACGATTCGAACAGAACTCCATGCCGCGTTCCAAAACTCCGATGACAGTAGAATACCGTTGCGTAACGCGATGGTGTCTAGGTTTGTTCCGATCCAATAATCGAGGGTGAAGTTCGATAAATTGAATCGCCCCGGTAAATGCATGACAGTGGAAAGGGCGAGTGCGCCCATCGGAATGACGACACTGATAAAAAACATGAGCAATGCAATCGAAAAGGCGGGCCATTTTAGAATACCCAGAGACTGGCGGCGTTCCATCGCGCCTTTTGAACCGATAATGGCAAAGCGGCGTGCTTCTCGCATCATCCATGTGTCCAGTGCGAGTGTTGCCATTCCAACCACTAAAATAACGCCAGCGAAGACGGCTGCAACCCCGTTCTGTTGTGTGCCTATCGCGCGGTAAAGCGAGGTGGCAAGTGTTTCAAATTGAACAGGAAGGCCAAGCACATAAGGAACGGAAAACTCCCCAATAGCGTCTGCAAAGATTAATAGCGCAGCAGACATAATAGCGGGGCGCATTAATGGAAAGACAATCGATAGTGCGACACGACCTTTACTTGCGCCGAGCATCTGTCCCGCTTCTTCAAGCTGACTGTCTAAGCGGCGTAATGCATTGCCCACCAGCAAGATAACAAATGGAATGTAGTTGAGCGTCATAATGACGATCGTTGGAAACGCGCCATATGAGACCCAATCAGGAAGCTGAAGTCCCATTGCTTCTGCCCAACCGGGTTGGCCGCCTATAGTCGCGTTTTTGAACAGAGTGGTCCAAGCAAGTGCAAAGGTCCAAGCCGGTAACATAAATGGAATGATCAGAGCAGTAGATAACCAGCGGCGACCCATTAAGTTGGTGCGAACGAGCAACCAAGCGAGTATCGCGCCAATCACCATCGCGAGGATCATGGATGTGAAAGCGACCATAAGCGTGTTCCAAAGCGGTCGCCAAAAAATGATCGACGACATGCGAGAAGAGAAAACGCGCTCAAGGTAATAGGTCGTCATGCCACCTGCTTCCGCACCAGTACGCATTTCGTCGCCAGATTGGACCGTCATGATCTCAAGCATCACGTTTAGAATCGGCGCGGCAATCAACCAAGCGAAAATAAACAGTAGTAAGAGACCGATCAAAAGGGTCGGATCTCGTTGAGCAATGACAAGTTTGTGCCGCAGTCTTCTTATGGGCGACAAGTGTTTAGAATCGGTAACAGCGATCATGCCATCCTCTTATGTTGGTTGATTTGCGAACAACAATAGAAGCTGAATGTTGCAGAGACATGACATTTTGCAACTAGATGCAAAATAAATTGAAACTAGTTGCAAATAGATTTTTTTAAGGTCGGATTTATATCGAAGGGGGCACGCGCAACAGGCGCAAACTTTCTTAGCGCTTTGATCATGTAATGTATTGTTATATTGCAGGAAATTTGGTGAGAGGAATCTATAGTTAGAATACAAAACGGCGACTTAGTCGCAAGCATGTCATGCAAAAGGAGGAAATATGACGATTCGTATTTTGATGATGGTTTCATTGTTGTTCTCAGCAGTTGTGAGTGCACAAGGCTTGACCTTTGGTGTTGTCCCCCAACAGTCTGCTAAAAAGCTGGCGGCAAAATGGTCGCCTGTTTTGCAGTACATCAGCGATGCCTCTGGTGTCGATATACACTTTACAACCGCGAAAAATATTCCTGAATTTGAAAAACGTTTGTTGGCGGGAGAATATGATCTTGCTTACATGAATCCCTATCACTACATCGTTTTTCATGAAAAGCCGGGATACGAAGCGGTCGCTAAGCAGAAGAATAAGCAAATCAAAGGGATTGTGGTTGTCCGAAAAGGCAGCACGATTCAAAGTTTATCGGAATTGCAAGACGCGCAATTAGCGTTCCCGTCGCCTGCAGCGTTTGCTGCAAGTATTTTACCCCGTGCTCAGTTAGCGAAAGATAATATCGCGTTTACACCGCGATATGTGTCTTCTCATGATTCCGTGTATTTAAACGTATCGAAAGGCTTTTTCCCCGCAGGCGGTGGCGTGTTGCGCACGTTCAACAACACCTCTCCTAAGGTTCGTGAACAGTTGAAAGTGCTTTGGACCACACAGCCGTACACGTCCCATGCGATTGCGGCTCATCCGCGTGTGGCAAAGGAAAAAGTGCAGAAAATTTTACAGGCTATGTTGCAGATGAACGATGACCCACAAGGCATTGCGTTATTAAAAACACTAAATTTTAAGGGATTAGAGGAAGCAACCAATGACCGCTGGGATGACATTAGAGGCTTAAATATCCATCTACTGGAGCACATGATTGAGGAATGATTTCAAGCAAAGGCAGGGCGTAAAAGCAAGATAGGAATACAACGATGTCTCTCAAGCTTAAAACGATTCTAGGAGTTGCTTTTATTGAAGCGATTCTGCTTGCAGTGTTGATTTCGATGACGCTGAATTATTTAGAAACGACCAACTATGAGGGGCTTTATAAGCGAGCAACCACAACGGCGACTTTTTTTTCCACAACCACAAAAGACGCTGTTATTTCCTACGACCTTGCGTCACTGGATGCCTTCTCAAGTGAGCTGATGAAAAACCCTGATTTAGTCTACGTCAAGGTGCTCAACCCCGACGGGCAGATATTTGCTCAAGCAGGCGAACAGAAATATTTAGAAAGAGATTTTATTGAAGATATCGATGTTTCGATGATCAATGACGGCGTATTTGATGTGCGCGCTGAAATTAGCGAAGGAGGGCAATTTTTTGGAGAAATACGTATTGGGATTGATACGTCTGGTTTAACTCAAGCCATTACCGAAGCGCGATACTGGAGTGCTACCATCGCTTTCGGCGAAATGTTGCTGGTGGCGCTTTTTTCTTACATTCTAGGTTCTTATCTTACCAATCGTTTAAGTAAACTCAGAGAAGCCGCCAACGACATTTCACATGACAATATGGACATAAAGTTGGACGCAAAGGGGAGTGATGAGGTTGCAGAAGTTGCTCAGGCCTTTATTCAAATGTCGTCGCGGTTACGTCAGGAGTCAGAACGAAGAACAGCTTATGAAAAAGAACTGAAATCTCTTAATAGCACCTTAGAGATGCGTGTGGAGCGTCGTACTGCGCAATTGCGTGACAATATTGTTAAGTTAGAAGAGATGAACGAAGCCCTCAAGCAGACACATGCCCAACTTATTCAATCTGAAAAAATGGCGTCGATAGGTACATTAGCAGCTGGCGTTGCCCATGAAATAAACAATCCTGTTGGCTACGTCATGAGTAATGTTCGAATGCTGTCCGAGTACATTGAGTTTTACCGGGAGGCGATTTCTAAAATACGTGCCTTGGATATCCATGCTTCTGAATCTGAGCTCATAGCGTCTATAGAGAGCATGGGGTCGTGGTTTGACGAACAAGATATTGAGTTTATTCAATCAGACACGCTAGATTTGGTGAAAGATACGGTGGATGGCACGGAACGGATACGTGATATTGTCTCAGGTCTTAAGGAGTTCTCTCATTCCTCTCCTGATACGGTTATGCAGTTCGCTAATCTTAACGAGGCCATAGAGCGTACTCTGAAAATCGCCCATAACGAACTTAAGTATAAGTCTAAGGTTGTGACCAAACTGAAAGACATTCCTGTTGTCGAATGCAACGTCGGCCAGATTCAACAAGTTTTGCTTAATTTAGTGATCAACGCGAACCATTCGATTGAGGAAAACGGACTTATACAAATCCAAAGCGGCGTGTTGGGCTCTGAGGTGTTTGTTTCCGTTCGAGATAACGGTTGTGGGATTCCGGCGGAAATGAAGAAAAAGATCTTCGACCCGTTTTTTACCACCAAGGAAGTAGGAAAAGGAACGGGTCTCGGATTGTCCATTGTTTACGGCATTATGAAAGACCATAAAGGACGCATCGACCTCGAAAGCACACCGGGAAAAGGAACAAAGTTCACACTCTATTTTCCGGTTCAAAGTCAGTTGTAACGTCAGAGCGAAAACGCACTAAGAGCTTGTCTTAACCACCAATCGGCCTCTGATTTCGCCAGCAAGAAGTGCTTTTGACTTCTCGATGGCGTCTTCGAGCTGTATGTCAGTAGTAAGTGACTCAAGCAGTTCTAGATCTAGGTCAGTGGCTAAGCGAGTCCATGCTTCAAGGCGTTTTTCATAGGGACACATTACACTGTCGACACCTGCGAGTTTGACGCCGCGCAGAATAAATGGCGCGACAGATCCAGGTAGGTCCATACCACCCGCTAGGCCGCATGCTGCAACGATTCCGCCGTACTTTGTTGTGGCGCAAGCATTGGCTAGTACATGTGAGCCAACCACGTCGATCACGCCAGCCCAACGTTCTTTGCCAAGAGGGCGTGAAGGTTCAGACATTTCTGAGCGATCAATAATACCTTGTGCGCCAAGCGATTTGAGATAATCCGCTTCTGATGGCCGTCCTGTTAGCGCCATAACCTGATAACCGAGTTTGGCGAGAAGGGCTATCGCAACACTGCCTACACCGCCAGCCGCGCCTGTTACTAATATTTCGCCGTCGTCGGGCTTGACGCCGTGTTTTTCCAGCTCCAAGACACATAACATCGCAGTATAACCCGCCGTGCCGATGGCCATTGCTTGTCGGGTCGTAAAGGCACTGGGAAGAGGGATAAGCCAATCGGCATTCACTCGTGCTCGTTGACCTAAGCCTCCCCAGTGACGTTCGCCAACGCCCCATCCGTTTAAAACAACGGTGTCGCCTTCTTTGAACTTGTCTGAGTCAGATTGAATGACCTTACCTGCGAAATCGATTCCAGGCACCATTGGAAACTGACGAACAACAGGGGATTTTCCCGTGATGGCTAACGCATCTTTGTAATTTAAACCTGAGTATTCGACCTCAACCATTACGTTGCCTTCTGGCAGTAAACTGTCG encodes:
- a CDS encoding sensor histidine kinase, with the translated sequence MSLKLKTILGVAFIEAILLAVLISMTLNYLETTNYEGLYKRATTTATFFSTTTKDAVISYDLASLDAFSSELMKNPDLVYVKVLNPDGQIFAQAGEQKYLERDFIEDIDVSMINDGVFDVRAEISEGGQFFGEIRIGIDTSGLTQAITEARYWSATIAFGEMLLVALFSYILGSYLTNRLSKLREAANDISHDNMDIKLDAKGSDEVAEVAQAFIQMSSRLRQESERRTAYEKELKSLNSTLEMRVERRTAQLRDNIVKLEEMNEALKQTHAQLIQSEKMASIGTLAAGVAHEINNPVGYVMSNVRMLSEYIEFYREAISKIRALDIHASESELIASIESMGSWFDEQDIEFIQSDTLDLVKDTVDGTERIRDIVSGLKEFSHSSPDTVMQFANLNEAIERTLKIAHNELKYKSKVVTKLKDIPVVECNVGQIQQVLLNLVINANHSIEENGLIQIQSGVLGSEVFVSVRDNGCGIPAEMKKKIFDPFFTTKEVGKGTGLGLSIVYGIMKDHKGRIDLESTPGKGTKFTLYFPVQSQL
- the acuI gene encoding acrylyl-CoA reductase (NADPH) — translated: MKALLIENNNNVYQTELKEFDDSLLPEGNVMVEVEYSGLNYKDALAITGKSPVVRQFPMVPGIDFAGKVIQSDSDKFKEGDTVVLNGWGVGERHWGGLGQRARVNADWLIPLPSAFTTRQAMAIGTAGYTAMLCVLELEKHGVKPDDGEILVTGAAGGVGSVAIALLAKLGYQVMALTGRPSEADYLKSLGAQGIIDRSEMSEPSRPLGKERWAGVIDVVGSHVLANACATTKYGGIVAACGLAGGMDLPGSVAPFILRGVKLAGVDSVMCPYEKRLEAWTRLATDLDLELLESLTTDIQLEDAIEKSKALLAGEIRGRLVVKTSS